ATCAGCGCGGTCATCGCGACGGTGTTCGGGCTGCCGCTCGCGTACTGGCTCGCCCGGAGCGAGGCGCGGTGGACGAACGCGGTGCTCGCGGTCGTGATCCTGCCGCTGGTGCTCCCACCGACGGTGAGCGGGATCGTCCTGCTGACCGTGTTCGGACCGAACGCGCCGATCGGCGCGGCCGCGAGCGCCGCCGGATTCCCGCTCACGCGGTCGCTCGCCGGGGTGGTGCTCGCCCAGACGTTCGTCGCCTCGCCGTTCGTGGTGGTGACGGCGAAGGCGGCCTTCGAGAGCGTCGATCGAACCCTCGAACACGCCTCGCGCTCGCTCGGGAAGAGTCAGTGGACGACCGCTCGCCGGGTGACGCTGCCGCTCGCCGCGCCGGGCATCCTCGCCGGGGTTACGCTCGCGTTCGCGCGTGCGATGGGGGAGTTCGGTGCGACCATGATGCTGGCGTACTACCCACGGACGATGCCGGTCCAGATCTGGGTCTCGTTCGTCTCGCTCGGCCTGGATGGGGCCTACCCAGTTGCAATCATCCTCGTCGTCATCGCAGTCGCGGCGCTCGTGATCCTCAACACCGTCGCGGCGAACCCCTGGGACTGAAATGCTCGCTATCGACGGCCTCACGAAGTCCTACGGCGCGTTCGATCTCGGACCGATCGATCTCGCGGTCGACGAGGAGGTGCTCGCGGTGCTCGGGCCGTCGGGATGTGGGAAAACGACGCTGCTTGCGGCGATCGCCGGCGTCACCGACACCGACGCCGGGACGATCACGTTGAACGGCAGGGATCTCACCGACCGCGCACCCGAGGATCGCGGGACGGTGCTCGTGTTTCAGGACGGGGCGCTCTTCCCGCATATGACCGCCCGAGAGAACGTCGCGTACGCCGCGGCGTCCACAGGAAAAATCGACGAACTCGCCGCCACACTCGAGATCGGCGACGTGCTCGATCAGCGGGCAGCGACGCTTTCGGGGGGCGAGCGCCAGCGGGTCGCGCTCGCGCGCTCGCTTGCCGCCGACCCCTCGGCACTGTTGCTCGACGAGCCGCTCGCCAATCTCGACGCCCCGATCAAGCGCCGGCTCCGCGACGAACTCCGGCCGCTGCTGTCGTCGCTTTCGATCCCGGTCGTGTACGTCACTCACGACCAGCACGAGGCGACGGCGATCGGCGACCGACTCGCCGTCGTGAACGACGGCGTGATACAGCAACTCGACACGCCAAGCGAGGTGTTCGCCCGGCCCGCGACGCCGTTCGTCGCGTCCTTCACCGGCAGCACCAACCTGTTCCAGGCACGGGTCGC
This window of the Halococcus saccharolyticus DSM 5350 genome carries:
- a CDS encoding molybdate ABC transporter permease subunit, giving the protein MATSSTESETATPTVDWLTVALVLGGVLCLYYLAPLVSLLLSVPIGEIVGRMGDPTVVNAATTSLLSASISAVIATVFGLPLAYWLARSEARWTNAVLAVVILPLVLPPTVSGIVLLTVFGPNAPIGAAASAAGFPLTRSLAGVVLAQTFVASPFVVVTAKAAFESVDRTLEHASRSLGKSQWTTARRVTLPLAAPGILAGVTLAFARAMGEFGATMMLAYYPRTMPVQIWVSFVSLGLDGAYPVAIILVVIAVAALVILNTVAANPWD
- a CDS encoding ABC transporter ATP-binding protein gives rise to the protein MLAIDGLTKSYGAFDLGPIDLAVDEEVLAVLGPSGCGKTTLLAAIAGVTDTDAGTITLNGRDLTDRAPEDRGTVLVFQDGALFPHMTARENVAYAAASTGKIDELAATLEIGDVLDQRAATLSGGERQRVALARSLAADPSALLLDEPLANLDAPIKRRLRDELRPLLSSLSIPVVYVTHDQHEATAIGDRLAVVNDGVIQQLDTPSEVFARPATPFVASFTGSTNLFQARVAEEEGNPVLEWADHRFDVADDEYPVGVDIWFCIRPEYVTVVDDLAVEGRNNLDGHVRRRVFEGDGYRIDVTPEGADDVLQVTLSPPDYDWLDLDDRDRVRLSLPQDAIHIVGECDRTDAD